Genomic segment of Streptomyces zhihengii:
GCTGTGCTGCCCGTGTGGGAGGCGTACGGGCGGGCATTGCGCAAGATCGGGTACCACGTGGAACACGACGTTCTCCGTGCGGAGGAATACGGGGTTCCGCAGACCCGCCGTCGCGCCATCCTCGTCGCGCGGCGCGAAGGTCCGGTCTCGCTTCCCGTTCCTACTCACCGTCCCTATCGCAAGGGGGTCGGTCGGGACTCGGGTGATCCGGGCAGGAAACCCTGGGTGCGGATGTGCGATGTACTCCCGGGGCGTGCCACCCCCTTCGAGGTCGTCTCGAACTACGGAAGCGGCGGCAACCCCAAGGACCGGGGGCGGAGACGGCACGACATGCCTTCCGCGACCGTGACAGGGAAGATCTCTCGCAACCGAGTACTGGGACCGGGAGATCGGACGGGGCGCTTCAGTCCGGCGGAAGCGGGCATGCTCCAGACCTTTCCGGCGGACTTCCGGTGGGCAGGCAGCGACGTCGCACAGCAGATCGGCAACGCCATTCCACCCGTTCTCGCCGCCCATGTCCTGAGCGCCGCGCTCGGTCTCGGTGACGGCGCGCTGAAGCAGGCAGTCGACGCCTTGTCGGGTGGACGCATCGAGGTCTGACCCGTGGGGTCGCCGCGCTACCGGCGGCGACCCCACCGAGGAACCGGGCCGTCAGGTTCGCAGAGCTTGCGCCAGCGCGCGCCCCACCGCCTCCGCGAGGGGCGGCGGCATGGCGTGCCCGATCTGCCGATAGGTCGACGTCTTCCGGCCGTGGAAGGCCCAGCCCTCCGGAATGGACTGGATCATCGCTGCCTGGCAAACGGTCAGCTTGGGCGTCGCGTCTTCGGGAAAATCAGGGCCGGGGGGAGCGTCTCCGAGGCTGTCCCCGTTCACCCCGAGCGCTGCCCAGGCCTTTTTGCTTCCTGTCGGGCCCAGGTCCGCTCCGCCCCGATTCTCGGATCCTCCGACGAGGGCCGGCGCGATGCTGTTCGCTGCGCGGGCCCATGCTGCCGCGCCGGTCCACCCTCCGGACGCCATGGAGTCGCCCAGTGCCTGGCCGACGGTGGGCGGCCTCGATCCGCTCGGCTCGGGCCAGGAGAACCGTGAGAAGAGCGGTTCCTGCAGGGCTACGAGGAACCCGCTGCTGCGGTTCTGCGGCACGCCGAAGTCGGCCGCGTTGAGGACGCGCCAATCGGTGCGGTACCCCGCCTCCTCGAGCGAGTGCTGAATCCATGCTCTGTCGGCTGCGAAGTCGGGGCTCTGCACCAGTCCCGGAAGGTTCTCCAGCAGGACCGCGCGTGGACGCATCGAGCAGGCCAGCGCCACCGAAGCGCGCAGAACACGCCGCTCGTCGGCGTCCTGCGACGTGCTGATGCCCGCTGTGGACTTCACCCGGGGCAGGCCACCGCTCAGGAGATCGACACCCTTCACCTCCGGCCGCATCTCCGTATGGAATTCCAGGAGGTCCATGCAGACGACTTCCCAGTGCGGTCTGTTGCGGGCGATGGTGAAGCAGGCATCGGCCTTGGCGTCGATGAGCAGCACCGGATCGAATCCCGCGCGTTCCAGCCCGAGCGCCTGGGCTCCCGACCCCGCGCATATCTCGACGGATGTGAGCCGCCGTTTCGCTCTTTCCCCCTCGTCGCCCGAGGACGCAGGGGACGCGCCGGTGCCTGCTTCCCGTACAACCTCGGCCGGTGAAGCCGGTGAGGCGGAGACGGCGGGAGTCGCAGGGACGGTGCGGGGCCGCTGTGCGTCGACGGATTCCTGGGCGACGTATCGCAGCTCGGCGTCGAGGGACGCTTCCTCGATGCCGTCGAACAGCACGAAGGGGGCCAGCCGAAGCAGTCGTTTGAGGAAGTCCCGCAGAGTGTCCCGTTCGTTGAGGCCCCTGCGGTCGAGGTCGTTCCAGACGCGGAGGATCGACCTGACCAGGTGCGGGCTGCCGCCCAGGGCCTCCCGTCTCGCGTAGATCTGGTCGAAGGCGGCTTCGCCGAGGATGTGCAGGGCTCCGTACGGTTCGGCCTCGTCGGGAGATCTGACGAGTTGAGCGCGCCACCACAGGCGCCCGAAGACGTGACGTGTCAGGTCCGTGCCGAGTACCCGGTCCCCGGGCGGCCGCGGGTAGCGCCAGAAGGCCACGTCCGGCAGCAGAACCAGGGCAAGGAAAGACCAGACATCCCTTGATGCCGCCTCGGCGGGCACCATGCCCATCTCGTCGTGCAGCAGCGCGGCGACCCGCAGATCGAAGTCTGCTTTCCCGCTGCGGTCCGGCGGATGCGGGAAGCCGGCGTGCTCGGCGAGCTCCAGCACGGCCTTGCGCAGCTCTCGGAGTCTGTCGGGGGAGACGCGGTCGCCGCCTGTGGCCACGTACACAGCCGAGTCGTGGGAGACGGCGAACCGCGCGGTGAGTTCCGATACGGGGAGGGCCTTGTACTCCTCGAAGAGCGGTGCCGCTTGGCCCGCGAGAAGTCGTGGATAGAGGAAGCTCACGACGGTACCTCGAGGATCCTGACAGCCGCCTGGAGGTCCGAGGCGAACAACGACGGTGACTGGTGCCTGCGAAGCCTGATGTCCGTGACGGACTGCTCGGGGAACAACTGGTCGAACAGGGCTTGCAGCGTCGCGCCGAGCGAGCCCTCCGGAAAGTCCGCGTCCTCCGTGAAGTCGTCGGTGTTGAGCGCATGCTCCACCATGGTTCGCGCGGCGTCCGCGTAGACCACGGAGAGCACCGCACGGTCCACGGGGCGAGGCCTGCCGGCGTTCTCGAAGGCAGCGGCTGTGACCGCGTTCCGTTCGTTCACCAGCAGCAGGAGAGATCCCATGGTCGCGCTTTCCATGCCTCCGCTGATCTGCAGATGCCACGCCGCGTTGTCGGGAAAGGAGGTGCGGCCGAAGTCGATGACGGCCATCGGGAACTGTGGTGCGTCGCCTTGAAGGCGGAGCGAGCGACGGTCGCTCCACAGCACGGACCCCGCACGTCGCGGTGCCGACATGCGTCCGGAATGCTGTCGGTCCGCCAGGAGCAGCGCGGTGTCGAGGACGAGAAGACCGCCGAGATCTGTGCCGGGCAGACGGATGTCGAGTGTGACCGTGGTCGTTTCGAGATCGGCCAACCGGAGCTGCTGGGCAGGTCCGCTCAGATTCGATCCCCTAGAGGTCCACACCACGGACAGCATCAGGTCCGATTCGGCGGAAAGGCCTGACTGGGATCGGGCCTGCTCGACGTCCACACGCACGGTTCGGCGCAGGTGCAGATCCATTCGGTAGTCCCAGTCCGGTACCGCCTCGGGAAGAGGAATCTCCCCGTCCTCCAGGAGCATCGACCAGTCCCCGGCCTCGACGACGTCCTCGGACGGGATTCGGTAGGGAAGCGCCCGCCGACTCATGCCGACCTCACGACTTCCACCTTCACGCCGATCTCGGTCATGGTGTCGGGAGCGGGACGCACCACGGCACGCCAGAGCATGTCTCCGCCCACCACGACCAGCGCCTCTTCTCTGTGGAGTCGCCCGCTTTCGTCCTCCCAGCCGACGAGTTCGGGCATGTCGGCACCGATAGGCGGATCGGTCTCGCGCCCGCCCGCTCCGGGGAGAGTAACCGCCAGGTCGATGCGAACCCTTTGCGGCCCAGACACGGGCAGGACGAATTCCTGCACGAGTACCGACAGGGAGCCGCGGTCGTCGTAGTACGGCTCGCCCACGTACTGCACGCGCGGGCGACGGGTCCTTGCCGGTGCAGCGGAGTGTTCGTCCTGCGAGCCGAGTTCCACGCCATCCTCCGAGAGACCCGAGCCGTTCGCCGCGCCACCTCGGCCGGAACCGCCGCGGCCGTTCCGGCCGGCTCCGGCACCACGGGACCTTCCTGTCGTGCTGCCCGGCTTGGAGTACTCGGTGGCACCACCCGTGCCCCAGGTTCCCCCGACCAGGCCGGCGAAGAAGGAACTTGCCGCACCGAGCGCGACATCGGTGCTGCCTTCCCGGGCCGTGCCGCTGAGAGAGAGCAGCCCGTTCAGTTCTTCGCCGATGCGGCGGAACGTCGTCTGGACATAAGTGCTCTCCGGCCTGTCGAGCGACTGAGGATGCCAGGCGTCGTGGGTCGGAGGCTCTGCCTTCGCATAGACCTCGTCCATCGTCTCGTCCGCGCGGAAGACGCCCGCGTAGCCCTGATGAACACTGGGAGGCTTGGGCCCGGGGTGATAGGTGACGACAAGCTCCGCGGGACGCATGAGGCAGACATGATGGACGATTTCCTCCACGCCCACCAACCGTGAGGCCCTGGACGGCTCCAGCGCCGGCGTGATGCGCTTCACCAGCCCGAGGCGGCCCAGGTACTTCTTGGGACGCATGCACTCGAGCCTCTTCGCATCAGGCCCCTGCATGGCTGTGTAGGCGGCGACGAAGAGGTTGAGGGGACGGGTCTCCCGGGGGTCGGGCACGTGATGCTCGACTCCGTCACAGGCGACGGCGAAGCGCATCGCCGGGTGCGCCGAATCGGAGGGAATCATCTTCGGCCAGAGGTGCCACGTGATCGTCTCCGCCAGGTAGTCCGCTGCCGCGCGGGGCTCGAGTTCGTCCAGGTTGGGGTCCACGACGATCACCGTCGTGCCGGTCTCCCCTGCCTCGAACGACTTGAGGCCCAGTCGGCGGGCGACGGACTCCGCCTTGTCGCCCACCAGCGGCTCGAGCACCTCACCCGAGGAGTCGCCCCACCAGTGGCGGCCTGTGTACCGCCGGTCCCCGGAGCGCTCGGCAGAGACATAGCTCTTCCACAGAGCACACCCGATGAGCCGTGTCTCGTGGCTGCCGTCCGGCAAACGGCACCGGGAGTGCACGAGCACGGTGCCCGCCTTGGACAACAGATAGAAGATGCCCTTGCCGAATCCGTAGGTTCCTCCGCCGAGTGCGGTGTCCCGGGGCTCGCCGATGTTCCGGATGAACGACACGAAGTCGCGTTCCGGCCCCACCGCGTCGTCCGCGCGAGTCGGTCCGACAAGACCCCGGGTGCCGCGGTCGGAGACGGCGAGCAGCCGTACGGGACCACGGCGCAGCGTGTCCCGCAGGGGGAAATCGTCTGCTCTTGCCGGTGCTCCAGCGGCCAGCATCTCGCGCCACGCCGACATGTGGGCCGGACCCACGGTCCACATGTCGATGCGGTAGTCGACCGGGACACCGGCATCGGGAAGCCTGGCGTCCCAGCTGTTCTGTGCGGATTCCCGGACCAGGATGGTGAGCAGGTCCAGCTCGGGGCGGCCGAGCTGGTTGCGGATTCCTTCGGCGGCACTCGCACCGTCGGGCGGATAAGGCTGGGAGAACCAACGGGGCGTCGTCACACGGACTCCTGGACCAGGCACTCGATGTACTGCGCGATCTCGTCCGTCGTCATGGCCGCGGGAAGATCACCGGAGAGATCTATCGTGTAGTCGACGTCCGTGACGGTCGCCGTGAGTCCTGCGTGCGCCAGTGCTCGGTGCGTGAGCCCGGGGAACCCGGGACCGACGGCATACCAGCGTTCTTCCTCCACGACGAAGCAGGCGTCCTTGTAGAAGGCCGCATCCGCCTGCCGGTAACCGGCAGCAGCGAGCAGGTCCAGCAGGGCCGGCTCGTCGTCGCACTGTCGCAACACGGACTCCACGAGCTCCAGAAACCGTGTGCCCGCCGAAGGAGCGCAGGGTGTGCACCGCAGCCACACCAGGGAGAGAGTTCCCTTTTCCGGCGGCTGGAGTTGATCGAGCCCGTGAATGCGCGGTCGCCGGCCCTCGGACGATGTGCTTGCCTTCACTTCCAGTGCGCGGGAGTACGCACGGAAATCATGGCAATGACCGGTCGGTCCCTTCCACAAGGTGTGGGCGCTGGCGTCGTCGGCCAGCAGTTGGTCTAGGACGTGCAGTTCGCCGTAGAGCCCGACGAGCCTGTCCGGACCGAGAGGAGCACCCTGCGATGTGAAGAGCGCCTTCCATCTGTCGACGACACGATAGAGAGCCCTGGCGGGATTGGCCGGCTGTGCCGCGACGGCGCAGAGCACATCCGCTCCGAGCCTGGTGAACAGGTCGGCCACGTCGGGATCCAGGCAGGCAAGATCCGCGTAGGTCTGATAGCTGTCCTCGCCCTCCAAGGCCCTCTTGCGCAGGCTGAGCACCCCGCCGTCCAGACCGGCGCGCACCTTTCTGTTGGCGGGGACGGGAATGAGTATGTGTCGTAGGCCGTCATGGTCGACGGCGGCGGACAGTGGGCCGTGGGCTGCGGGGACGGGAAGGACGGATACACGGAGTCGCCGCTCGCCGCTGCTGCTTTCCGAT
This window contains:
- a CDS encoding DNA cytosine methyltransferase, encoding MSEFRIVDLFAGPGGLDIAAVKLGLSVTGIEMDANACATRAANKLNTREGDVRDSFPGDFPGGTRVLTGGPPCQTYTVAGSGAGRRALDEVLNCVELMASGKELSSSEIALLGDERTGLVLEPLKWVLQAIKDGDPYEAVVLEQVPAVLPVWEAYGRALRKIGYHVEHDVLRAEEYGVPQTRRRAILVARREGPVSLPVPTHRPYRKGVGRDSGDPGRKPWVRMCDVLPGRATPFEVVSNYGSGGNPKDRGRRRHDMPSATVTGKISRNRVLGPGDRTGRFSPAEAGMLQTFPADFRWAGSDVAQQIGNAIPPVLAAHVLSAALGLGDGALKQAVDALSGGRIEV
- a CDS encoding DNA cytosine methyltransferase translates to MSFLYPRLLAGQAAPLFEEYKALPVSELTARFAVSHDSAVYVATGGDRVSPDRLRELRKAVLELAEHAGFPHPPDRSGKADFDLRVAALLHDEMGMVPAEAASRDVWSFLALVLLPDVAFWRYPRPPGDRVLGTDLTRHVFGRLWWRAQLVRSPDEAEPYGALHILGEAAFDQIYARREALGGSPHLVRSILRVWNDLDRRGLNERDTLRDFLKRLLRLAPFVLFDGIEEASLDAELRYVAQESVDAQRPRTVPATPAVSASPASPAEVVREAGTGASPASSGDEGERAKRRLTSVEICAGSGAQALGLERAGFDPVLLIDAKADACFTIARNRPHWEVVCMDLLEFHTEMRPEVKGVDLLSGGLPRVKSTAGISTSQDADERRVLRASVALACSMRPRAVLLENLPGLVQSPDFAADRAWIQHSLEEAGYRTDWRVLNAADFGVPQNRSSGFLVALQEPLFSRFSWPEPSGSRPPTVGQALGDSMASGGWTGAAAWARAANSIAPALVGGSENRGGADLGPTGSKKAWAALGVNGDSLGDAPPGPDFPEDATPKLTVCQAAMIQSIPEGWAFHGRKTSTYRQIGHAMPPPLAEAVGRALAQALRT
- a CDS encoding PD-(D/E)XK motif protein, producing MTEDEAFALIEQHWTALESESSSGERRLRVSVLPVPAAHGPLSAAVDHDGLRHILIPVPANRKVRAGLDGGVLSLRKRALEGEDSYQTYADLACLDPDVADLFTRLGADVLCAVAAQPANPARALYRVVDRWKALFTSQGAPLGPDRLVGLYGELHVLDQLLADDASAHTLWKGPTGHCHDFRAYSRALEVKASTSSEGRRPRIHGLDQLQPPEKGTLSLVWLRCTPCAPSAGTRFLELVESVLRQCDDEPALLDLLAAAGYRQADAAFYKDACFVVEEERWYAVGPGFPGLTHRALAHAGLTATVTDVDYTIDLSGDLPAAMTTDEIAQYIECLVQESV